The genomic stretch ACCGACCGGTCGGCGGGGGTTTTACTTTTCGAACAAGCGCGGCAGCGATTCGTTAAACGGCGGATAAGCGACGCCCTTTTCGGTGATGATGGCCGTGATCAGGTCCGCCGGCGTCACGTCGAACGCCGGGTTGCGCACCGGTACGCCGGCGGGCGCGATCTGGAGGCGGTCGAAAACGTGCGTCACCTCGCGCGCCGGCCGTTCCTCGATGGGAATCCGGGCGCCGTTCGGGCAGCGGAGATCGATCGTCGAGAGCGGCGCGGCGATGTAAAACGGCAGGCCGTGGCGTCGGCACAGCACCGCGACCATGTACGTGCCGATCTTGTTCGCCGTGTCGCCGTTGGCCGCGATGCGGTCGGCGCCGGTCACCGCCAGGTCGATTTCGCCGCGGCTCATCAGATGGCCGGACATGTTGTCGGCAATCAGCGTCACCGGAACGCCGTCGGCGGCCAGCTCCCAGGCGGTCAGCCGCGCGCCCTGCAAAAACGGCCGCGTCTCGTCGGCGTAGACCATCGCCAGTTTGCCGGCCGCGTGCGCCGCGCGCACGACGCCCAGCGCCGTGCCGTAACCGCCGGTCGCCAGCGCGCCCGCGTTGCAGTGGGTCAGCAGGCGGGCGCCCGCCGGCACCAGCGCGGCGCCGAACGCGCCCATCGCCCGGCAGGCCGCCACGTCTTCTTGCCGGATGAGGTGCGCGTCTTCCAGCAAAGCTTCCCGCACCGCCGCCGGCCCCGCGGCCCGCGTCCGGCGGAACACCTCGCGCAGCCGTTCGACGGCCCAGGCCAGGTTGACCGCCGTGGGCCGCGCCCGGACGAACCGGTCGCACAGTTCGTCCCAGGCGGCGTCGAAACGCTCGTCGGGCGCCTGCCGCGCGCCGAGCGCCAGGCCGTACGCGGCGGTGTCGCCGATCGCCGGGGCGCCGCGCACGACCATGTCGGTGATGGC from Myxococcales bacterium encodes the following:
- the mtnA gene encoding S-methyl-5-thioribose-1-phosphate isomerase, translated to MSFDTLRWDGDALVLLDQRKLPLEETYLRLATAADVARAITDMVVRGAPAIGDTAAYGLALGARQAPDERFDAAWDELCDRFVRARPTAVNLAWAVERLREVFRRTRAAGPAAVREALLEDAHLIRQEDVAACRAMGAFGAALVPAGARLLTHCNAGALATGGYGTALGVVRAAHAAGKLAMVYADETRPFLQGARLTAWELAADGVPVTLIADNMSGHLMSRGEIDLAVTGADRIAANGDTANKIGTYMVAVLCRRHGLPFYIAAPLSTIDLRCPNGARIPIEERPAREVTHVFDRLQIAPAGVPVRNPAFDVTPADLITAIITEKGVAYPPFNESLPRLFEK